In one window of Nocardiopsis aegyptia DNA:
- a CDS encoding non-ribosomal peptide synthetase: MSEDRHARRRELLRRMLADADLGAEPGDGAGGGAEGSGRGGAAAGGSGTPDTGAAGGGSGPERSGPDGSAHPARPAAPAALSSAPLSSAQRRMWTLQRLDPQGTAYTLCAAVGLSGPLDTDALLAAVAAACARHEVLSTVYPDAAAQVVRPDLAPVPELVDLPGAPDPDRTVADLAARLGARPFDLAAEAPIRLRLLRFAPDEHALLIVVHHIAWDDASWRVLLTDIADAYAGTPAAPPARRYAEHAAAEADRPAPALDYWRDRLTPVPDPLRLPLSGRTGGGERGGRRTRVLSADVAERLTRVAREAAVTPFMLLTAATAAVLHRYTGADDIALGTPVVDRSDPRTADVVGNFGNTLVLRCAVDGSRGFGDLLTHVRQVCTGAYAHADVPFDRLVGELAPDRTADRSALFDVLFSLRTDVLEGFELPGVRARDIPVYNGTAQFDLALAAVLTPDGLTLEATHRTPAMAAETADALLRHTDRLLRAVLADPELPLDRIDVLGDDERDRVLRRWNATGADVPATTLPALLADQVARTPGGDAVVYEGRRLTYAEFDERTDRLAGVLRALGVGPERTVALLLPRSLELVTAIWAVLKAGGAYLPVDPGYPADRIAFMIDDAAPQTVLTVADLADRLPEQAPRLLLDTLDQGAAAPGGSASDDSAPVVVDPLHPAYVIYTSGSTGRPKGVVVPHAGIVNRLLWMQDAYGLTPGEPVLQKTPSSFDVSVWEFCWPLITGATLVVARPDGHRDPAYLAELIRAESVTTVHFVPSMLRAFLADPAVPERCAGLRRVLCSGEALPADLAASFHRLLPSVELHNLYGPTEASVDVSAQMSTSDPDTPTVPIGRPVWNTALYVLDRNLAPVPPGVAGELYIAGAQLARAYLGRPDLTAQRFVADPYGAPGARMYRTGDIARFDHEGVLEYLGRADDQVKLRGLRIELGEIEAVLSAQPGVEGAAVAVRDDRLVGYLVGGHEDEVRDGAAAALPDYMVPAVFHPVDELPLSPSGKLDRGRLATDPAFAPATAARSGREPRTDRERLLCSLFAEVLRLPEVSADDRFFGLGGDSVQAITLVGRARSRGLEFSPREVFEQQTPAGLAVLAREADTAAGHAADGVGPVPPTPIAEWLRERSAPGGHRGFCQSVVVQVPAGVREADLTGAVRALLDHHDALRARLVRDGGPWWLDVPPPGAVRAEDVLVRAQVADDALDGAVEEHLAAAEAALDPDAGAMVRLRWLDAGPDRPGRLVCTAHHLVVDAVSWRILLGDLAVAHAAVAGGSEPKLDPVPTSLRGHAQRLADRAARLPRRTRPTELPDHTLPAGSMGAGGGGAPGRLPLARSLDPATDTAATTLRLDRELDAERTRALLTDVPGAFRTGTEEVLLTALVLAAAELRRAGGGHGTALSVHLEGHGRDGDDDLTRTVGWFTRLFPVLLDPGLVDVADALAGGPSAGRALRRVKEALADARRTADDHGLRRYLLGEDTGPAPEIAFNYLGRFTGSGGDWQPVSLHAGSDPGLPRAHALELDAVVLDHPDGPRLSAGWSWAQGVLAEDDVRLLADAWTRALDALADHAARGPARLTPSDVPLSGLDQAAIDTLAADDPGLQDVLPLSPLAEGLLYHAAQPGTDLYVVQFTVDLAGTVDEDALRAAVRRLLLRHPVLRTAFRTTPDGRPVAVVTDAVGDPLRVVAAEDPDSVERAERDRPFDVATAPLLRLCLLRGPVTRLVLTCHHLILDGWSLALLLRELLALYTGADLPPAPDHRAHPAWLADRDADAARRAWERALDGAVPTLVAPDEATAPPVRTTVDLPGAEDLAALCARRGWTLTTLLQGAWGLLLAGRTGRDDVVFGTAVSGRPADLPGAETMIGLFTNTVPVRVRVRPGESTADLLDRLQAEQAALLDHQHLGLAELQRGHGTLFDTLLVVENYPDVPLDAGPGLRVLGTDGRDATHYPLGLTVIPRGGRLSVSVDHRAPAFGDEAGHTVLDRFTALLTALAADPDRRADDLDPWTDEARAAVPVGERPGTGASGPDGPAVRDPRETVVRELFADVLGVDAREVGPDDDFFTLGGHSLLGIRLATRLRSVLGADLPVAAVLAARTPARLAAALGGPASARPELVAGDRQDTEPLSYAQQRLWFLHRLESPSPAYNIAAARHLAGPLDTGALGAALADTVERHEALRTVFPEVDGHPVQVLRAAADTGPDVRPSTSDTLDADLTEAARYPFVLAAETPLRATLFRLGEHEHVLLLVVHHIAADGWSLGPLMRDLAHAYAARRTGRAPRWEPLPIRTTDHARWQREILAGDDQTEFWRAALKGLPEETPLPLDRPRPRESRYDGGLVPFAVDDRLASTVRSAAAALGASPFMVWQAALAALLTRAGAGTDIPVGTPVAGRLDTRLDDVVGLFVNTLVLRTDTSGDPAFRELLDRVRRTALAAYEHQEVPFERVVDAVNPARSTGRNPLFQVMLAYQNTGAAELDLPGVRSSTRVVRTGVAQVDLTVTVVDGPDGMAGFAEYRTDLFDRATVEALASGLTRLLDSVLADVDAPLSALDDHGLPRCRRPEESPQVAGTELEGEPAAESPRVPGTESERVSGEGPNPDPDASLAPAPRSAGDRLAAVFADVLGLAEVGLDDGFFALGGDSIGVIRMVGAARSAGLRIDPADVFEHQAPARLAAVAVPVTGAGAAAEPQEAAFGTVPETPALAWLRERAAGDPRVVREFAQTLVVRLPEDTDPRRLTLALQSVLDRHDALRARLEPGSEWTLHLGPPGSVAARACLRRVSADTAPTGGRRPWPAVPRADRPTPFGTNGPRASAAASGTVDGPGAGDPSVERWDPDRVAAEADRARGELDPERGHVFRAVWLDPGLLVLTAHHVAVDAVSWRVILSDLRAAWDDGDTAPRRGTSLRGWALALRERADGPAVLAHLPFWRAAAADPAPLRLIREVDPALDSAATTRRLTLPVRDADALRSTAELVNGRLDDVLLTALALAVRERAHGRGGVLVDLEGHGRDGDADLSATVGWFTSFTPVRLEPGTGDPVRALKAVKEQLRALPDDRHAHALLRRHAPEDPLRPRLCFNHLGRLDTGTEPWTVAEHTASIDGTGPSLPARYALEVDAATRPRPGTAEAAAGEDLLLTLRWPVGVMAAAEARALADALGAGLDALAAAGRRPDARGHTPSDLDLVSLDQDEIDEFEAEWSHR; this comes from the coding sequence GTGAGCGAGGACCGGCACGCACGCAGGCGTGAACTGCTGCGCAGGATGCTGGCCGACGCCGATCTCGGCGCGGAGCCCGGGGACGGGGCCGGGGGCGGCGCCGAGGGCTCCGGACGGGGTGGCGCGGCAGCCGGGGGCTCCGGGACCCCGGACACGGGAGCCGCGGGCGGGGGCTCCGGGCCGGAGCGATCCGGCCCCGACGGCTCCGCGCACCCAGCGAGGCCCGCCGCGCCGGCGGCCCTGTCGTCGGCTCCGCTCTCGTCCGCCCAGCGCCGCATGTGGACGCTCCAGCGCCTGGACCCCCAGGGCACCGCCTACACCCTCTGCGCCGCCGTCGGCCTGTCCGGGCCCCTCGACACCGACGCCCTCCTCGCCGCGGTGGCCGCCGCCTGTGCGCGGCACGAGGTCCTGAGCACCGTCTACCCGGACGCCGCCGCCCAGGTCGTGCGCCCGGACCTGGCCCCCGTCCCCGAACTCGTCGACCTCCCCGGCGCCCCTGACCCCGACCGGACCGTGGCCGACCTGGCCGCCCGACTGGGCGCGCGCCCCTTCGACCTGGCCGCCGAGGCTCCGATCCGGCTGCGGCTGCTGCGCTTCGCCCCCGACGAGCACGCCCTGCTCATCGTCGTCCACCACATCGCGTGGGACGACGCCAGCTGGCGGGTGCTCCTCACCGACATCGCCGACGCCTATGCCGGCACGCCCGCGGCCCCGCCCGCCCGGCGCTACGCCGAGCACGCGGCGGCCGAGGCGGACCGGCCGGCGCCCGCGCTCGACTACTGGCGGGACCGGCTCACCCCCGTCCCCGATCCCCTCCGGCTGCCCCTGAGCGGTCGCACGGGCGGCGGCGAACGCGGCGGACGCCGCACGCGGGTGCTCTCCGCCGACGTCGCCGAACGCCTCACCCGGGTCGCACGCGAAGCCGCGGTCACCCCGTTCATGCTGCTCACGGCGGCCACGGCCGCGGTGCTGCACCGCTACACCGGCGCGGACGACATCGCGCTGGGGACCCCGGTCGTGGACCGCTCCGACCCCCGCACCGCGGACGTCGTCGGCAACTTCGGCAACACGCTCGTCCTGCGCTGCGCGGTGGACGGCTCGCGCGGCTTCGGTGACCTCCTCACCCACGTGCGCCAGGTGTGCACGGGAGCCTACGCCCACGCCGACGTCCCCTTCGACCGCCTGGTCGGCGAACTGGCGCCCGACCGCACGGCCGACCGGTCCGCGCTCTTCGACGTCCTGTTCTCGCTGCGCACGGACGTGCTGGAGGGGTTCGAACTCCCCGGCGTCCGCGCCCGCGACATCCCCGTCTACAACGGGACAGCCCAGTTCGACCTGGCGCTGGCCGCCGTGCTCACTCCCGACGGCCTCACCCTGGAGGCCACCCACCGCACGCCCGCCATGGCCGCCGAGACCGCGGACGCGCTCCTGCGCCACACCGACCGGCTGCTGCGGGCCGTGCTGGCCGACCCGGAACTGCCGCTGGACCGGATCGACGTGCTCGGCGACGACGAGCGCGACCGCGTCCTGCGCAGGTGGAACGCCACCGGGGCGGACGTCCCCGCCACGACACTGCCCGCGCTGCTGGCCGACCAGGTGGCCCGCACACCCGGCGGCGACGCGGTCGTGTACGAGGGCCGGCGCCTGACCTACGCCGAGTTCGACGAGCGCACCGACCGGCTCGCCGGGGTGCTGCGCGCCCTGGGCGTGGGACCCGAGCGGACCGTCGCGCTGCTGCTGCCCCGCTCCCTGGAACTGGTCACCGCGATCTGGGCGGTCCTCAAGGCGGGCGGCGCCTACCTGCCGGTCGATCCCGGCTACCCGGCCGACCGGATCGCGTTCATGATCGACGACGCCGCGCCGCAGACCGTGCTCACCGTCGCCGACCTCGCCGACCGGCTGCCCGAGCAGGCGCCGCGCCTGCTCCTGGACACGCTCGACCAGGGGGCCGCCGCCCCGGGCGGCTCGGCTTCGGACGACTCCGCCCCGGTCGTGGTCGACCCCCTGCACCCGGCCTACGTCATCTACACCTCCGGCTCCACCGGGCGCCCGAAGGGCGTGGTGGTGCCGCACGCCGGGATCGTCAACCGCCTGCTGTGGATGCAGGACGCCTACGGGCTCACCCCCGGAGAGCCGGTCCTGCAGAAGACCCCCTCCAGCTTCGACGTGTCGGTGTGGGAGTTCTGCTGGCCGCTGATCACCGGGGCGACACTCGTCGTCGCCCGGCCCGACGGGCACCGCGACCCGGCCTACCTGGCCGAACTCATCCGGGCCGAGAGCGTCACGACCGTCCACTTCGTGCCCTCGATGCTGCGCGCCTTCCTCGCCGACCCCGCGGTCCCCGAACGCTGCGCGGGACTGCGCCGGGTGCTGTGCAGCGGCGAGGCGCTGCCCGCCGACCTGGCGGCGTCCTTCCACCGACTGCTGCCCTCGGTGGAACTGCACAACCTGTACGGCCCGACCGAGGCGTCGGTCGACGTCTCCGCGCAGATGAGCACATCCGACCCGGACACGCCGACCGTCCCCATCGGCCGCCCGGTGTGGAACACCGCGCTGTACGTGTTGGACCGCAACCTGGCCCCCGTGCCGCCGGGGGTGGCCGGGGAGCTCTACATCGCGGGTGCCCAGCTCGCGCGGGCCTACCTCGGCCGGCCGGACCTGACCGCCCAGCGGTTCGTCGCCGACCCGTACGGGGCGCCTGGCGCGCGGATGTACCGCACCGGCGACATCGCCCGGTTCGACCACGAGGGCGTCCTGGAGTACCTGGGCCGCGCGGACGACCAGGTCAAGCTGCGCGGACTGCGGATCGAACTCGGTGAGATCGAGGCGGTGCTGAGCGCCCAGCCCGGGGTCGAGGGAGCCGCCGTGGCGGTGCGCGACGACCGGCTGGTGGGCTACCTGGTCGGCGGGCACGAGGACGAGGTGCGCGACGGCGCCGCCGCGGCGCTGCCCGACTACATGGTGCCCGCGGTGTTCCACCCGGTCGACGAGCTGCCGCTGAGCCCCAGCGGGAAGCTGGACCGGGGGCGCCTGGCCACGGACCCGGCGTTCGCCCCCGCCACGGCGGCCAGGTCCGGGCGGGAGCCGCGCACGGACCGCGAGCGGCTGCTGTGCTCGCTGTTCGCGGAGGTGCTGCGGCTGCCGGAGGTCAGCGCCGACGACCGGTTCTTCGGGCTCGGCGGCGACAGCGTGCAGGCCATCACGCTGGTCGGCCGGGCGCGCTCGCGGGGACTGGAGTTCAGCCCGCGCGAGGTGTTCGAGCAGCAGACCCCGGCGGGGCTGGCGGTGCTCGCGCGCGAGGCGGACACGGCCGCGGGGCACGCCGCCGACGGAGTCGGACCGGTCCCGCCCACGCCCATCGCGGAGTGGCTGCGCGAGCGCAGCGCGCCGGGCGGGCACCGCGGGTTCTGCCAGAGCGTGGTCGTCCAGGTGCCCGCGGGGGTCCGGGAGGCCGACCTGACCGGTGCCGTCCGGGCGTTGCTGGACCACCACGACGCGCTGCGCGCCCGGCTCGTGCGCGACGGCGGCCCGTGGTGGCTGGACGTGCCGCCGCCGGGTGCCGTGCGCGCCGAGGACGTGCTGGTCCGTGCCCAGGTGGCGGACGACGCGCTCGACGGCGCCGTCGAGGAGCACCTGGCCGCCGCCGAGGCCGCGCTCGACCCGGACGCGGGGGCGATGGTGCGCCTGCGCTGGCTGGACGCGGGACCGGACCGGCCCGGGCGCCTGGTGTGCACGGCGCACCACCTGGTGGTGGACGCCGTGTCGTGGCGGATCCTGCTGGGCGACCTGGCCGTGGCGCACGCCGCCGTGGCCGGGGGGAGCGAGCCGAAGCTCGACCCCGTGCCGACGTCGCTCCGGGGCCACGCCCAACGCCTCGCCGACCGCGCCGCCCGCCTTCCCCGACGCACCCGGCCCACCGAGCTCCCCGACCACACACTGCCCGCCGGGTCCATGGGTGCAGGTGGGGGCGGGGCCCCCGGGCGGTTGCCGCTCGCGCGGTCCCTGGACCCCGCGACCGACACCGCCGCGACCACCCTGCGACTCGACCGCGAACTGGACGCCGAGCGGACCCGTGCGCTCCTCACCGACGTCCCCGGCGCCTTCCGGACCGGCACCGAGGAGGTCCTGCTCACCGCCCTCGTCCTGGCCGCCGCCGAACTCCGCCGCGCCGGGGGCGGGCACGGCACCGCCCTGTCCGTCCACCTGGAGGGCCACGGCCGGGACGGCGACGACGACCTCACCCGCACCGTCGGCTGGTTCACCCGCCTGTTCCCCGTCCTCCTCGACCCCGGGCTGGTCGACGTGGCCGACGCCCTCGCCGGCGGCCCCTCCGCCGGGCGCGCGCTGCGCCGGGTCAAGGAGGCCCTCGCGGACGCGCGGCGGACCGCCGACGACCACGGCCTGCGCCGCTACCTGCTCGGCGAGGACACCGGCCCCGCGCCCGAAATCGCCTTCAACTACCTGGGACGGTTCACCGGCAGCGGCGGCGACTGGCAGCCCGTGAGCCTGCACGCGGGCAGCGACCCCGGCCTGCCCCGCGCCCACGCCCTCGAACTCGACGCCGTCGTCCTGGACCACCCGGACGGCCCCCGCCTCTCGGCCGGCTGGTCCTGGGCCCAGGGTGTCCTTGCCGAGGACGACGTCCGCCTGCTCGCCGACGCCTGGACCCGGGCCCTGGACGCCCTGGCCGACCACGCCGCCCGCGGCCCCGCCCGGCTGACCCCCAGCGACGTCCCGCTCAGCGGGCTCGACCAGGCCGCCATCGACACCCTGGCCGCCGACGATCCCGGCCTCCAGGACGTCCTGCCGCTCAGCCCCCTCGCCGAAGGGCTGCTCTACCACGCGGCCCAGCCCGGCACCGACCTCTACGTCGTGCAGTTCACCGTCGACCTGGCGGGCACCGTCGACGAGGACGCCCTGCGCGCCGCGGTCCGACGCCTCCTGCTGCGGCACCCCGTCCTGCGCACCGCGTTCCGCACCACCCCCGACGGCCGCCCGGTCGCGGTCGTCACCGACGCCGTCGGCGACCCGCTGCGTGTGGTGGCGGCCGAGGACCCGGACTCCGTGGAACGCGCCGAGCGGGACCGCCCGTTCGACGTCGCCACCGCGCCCCTGCTGCGCCTGTGCCTGCTGCGCGGCCCCGTCACCCGGCTCGTCCTCACCTGCCACCACCTCATCCTCGACGGCTGGTCGCTGGCCCTGCTCCTGCGCGAGCTGCTCGCCCTGTACACCGGGGCGGACCTGCCTCCGGCCCCCGACCACCGCGCCCACCCGGCCTGGCTCGCCGACCGCGACGCCGACGCCGCCCGCCGCGCCTGGGAGCGGGCCCTGGACGGGGCCGTGCCCACCCTGGTCGCCCCCGACGAGGCCACCGCGCCCCCCGTCCGGACCACCGTCGACCTGCCCGGCGCCGAGGACCTGGCCGCACTGTGCGCCCGGCGGGGCTGGACGCTGACCACCCTGCTCCAGGGCGCGTGGGGGCTGCTGCTGGCCGGTCGCACCGGCCGCGACGACGTCGTCTTCGGCACGGCCGTCTCCGGTCGGCCCGCCGACCTGCCCGGCGCGGAGACCATGATCGGCCTGTTCACCAACACCGTCCCCGTGCGGGTCCGTGTGCGGCCCGGCGAGAGCACGGCCGACCTCCTCGACCGGCTCCAGGCGGAACAGGCCGCCCTCCTCGACCACCAGCACCTGGGCCTGGCCGAACTCCAGCGCGGGCACGGCACGCTCTTCGACACCCTGCTCGTCGTCGAGAACTACCCCGACGTGCCCCTCGACGCCGGACCCGGCCTGCGCGTCCTCGGGACCGACGGTCGCGACGCCACGCACTACCCGCTCGGGCTCACCGTGATCCCGCGCGGCGGCCGGCTCTCCGTGTCGGTCGACCACCGCGCCCCCGCCTTCGGAGACGAGGCCGGGCACACCGTCCTGGACCGGTTCACCGCCCTGCTCACCGCCCTCGCCGCCGACCCCGACCGCCGGGCCGACGACCTGGACCCCTGGACCGACGAGGCCCGTGCGGCGGTGCCGGTGGGGGAGCGGCCCGGGACGGGGGCGTCGGGGCCGGACGGTCCGGCCGTGCGCGACCCCCGCGAGACCGTCGTCCGCGAACTGTTCGCCGACGTCCTCGGCGTCGACGCCCGCGAGGTCGGCCCCGACGACGACTTCTTCACCCTGGGCGGCCACTCCCTGCTGGGCATCCGACTGGCCACCCGCCTGCGGTCGGTGCTCGGCGCGGACCTGCCCGTGGCCGCCGTCCTGGCCGCCCGCACCCCCGCCCGGCTCGCCGCCGCGCTCGGCGGACCGGCGTCCGCACGCCCCGAACTGGTGGCCGGCGACCGCCAGGACACCGAGCCCCTGTCGTACGCGCAGCAGCGGTTGTGGTTCCTGCACCGGCTCGAAAGTCCCTCACCGGCGTACAACATCGCCGCGGCCCGCCACCTGGCCGGGCCGCTGGACACCGGGGCACTGGGCGCCGCGCTGGCCGACACCGTCGAACGCCACGAAGCGTTGCGCACGGTCTTCCCGGAGGTCGACGGCCACCCGGTCCAGGTCCTGCGGGCGGCGGCCGACACCGGTCCGGACGTGCGGCCGAGCACGTCGGACACCCTGGACGCCGACCTCACCGAGGCGGCCCGTTACCCGTTCGTACTGGCCGCCGAGACACCCCTGCGGGCCACCCTGTTCCGACTCGGCGAACACGAGCACGTCCTGCTGCTGGTCGTCCACCACATCGCCGCGGACGGCTGGTCCCTGGGCCCGCTCATGCGCGACCTCGCCCACGCCTACGCCGCCCGGCGGACCGGGCGCGCGCCGCGGTGGGAGCCGCTGCCGATCCGCACCACCGACCACGCCCGGTGGCAGCGCGAGATCCTGGCCGGGGACGACCAGACGGAGTTCTGGCGGGCGGCGCTCAAGGGGCTGCCCGAGGAGACGCCGCTGCCGCTGGACCGTCCGCGCCCCCGGGAATCGCGCTACGACGGCGGACTCGTGCCCTTCGCCGTCGACGACCGGCTGGCCTCGACCGTGCGCTCGGCCGCTGCCGCGCTCGGGGCCAGTCCCTTCATGGTCTGGCAGGCCGCCCTGGCCGCGCTGCTCACCCGGGCGGGAGCCGGAACCGACATCCCGGTCGGCACGCCCGTGGCCGGACGGCTCGACACCCGCCTGGACGACGTGGTGGGCCTGTTCGTCAACACGCTCGTCCTGCGCACCGACACCTCCGGCGACCCCGCGTTCCGGGAGCTGCTGGACCGGGTGCGGCGGACCGCGCTGGCCGCCTACGAGCACCAGGAGGTGCCGTTCGAGCGGGTCGTGGACGCCGTCAACCCGGCCCGCTCCACCGGGCGCAACCCGCTGTTCCAGGTCATGCTGGCCTACCAGAACACCGGCGCGGCCGAACTGGACCTGCCCGGCGTGCGGTCGTCGACGCGGGTCGTGCGCACCGGTGTCGCTCAGGTCGACCTGACCGTCACCGTCGTGGACGGACCCGACGGCATGGCCGGGTTCGCGGAGTACCGCACCGACCTGTTCGACCGGGCGACGGTCGAGGCGCTGGCGTCGGGCCTGACCCGGCTGCTGGACTCGGTGCTCGCCGACGTGGACGCGCCGCTGTCGGCGCTCGACGACCACGGGCTGCCGCGGTGCCGCCGGCCCGAGGAGTCGCCCCAGGTGGCGGGGACGGAGCTGGAAGGGGAGCCGGCAGCGGAGTCGCCCCGCGTGCCGGGGACGGAGTCGGAACGGGTCTCGGGAGAGGGACCGAACCCTGACCCGGACGCTTCCCTCGCACCGGCCCCGCGGTCGGCGGGCGACCGGTTGGCCGCGGTGTTCGCCGACGTCCTCGGACTGGCGGAGGTCGGGCTGGACGACGGCTTCTTCGCCCTCGGCGGGGACAGTATCGGCGTGATCCGGATGGTCGGCGCCGCCCGCTCGGCCGGACTGCGCATCGACCCCGCGGACGTGTTCGAGCACCAGGCGCCCGCGCGGCTCGCCGCGGTCGCCGTCCCGGTCACCGGGGCGGGCGCCGCCGCCGAGCCGCAGGAGGCCGCGTTCGGGACGGTCCCCGAGACGCCCGCCCTGGCCTGGCTGCGCGAACGCGCGGCGGGGGACCCGCGCGTGGTCCGGGAGTTCGCCCAGACTCTCGTCGTCCGGTTGCCCGAGGACACCGACCCCCGACGGCTCACGCTGGCGCTCCAGTCGGTGCTCGACCGGCACGACGCGCTGCGCGCCCGCCTGGAGCCGGGGAGCGAGTGGACGCTGCACCTCGGCCCGCCCGGGTCCGTGGCCGCCCGCGCCTGCCTGCGCCGCGTCTCCGCCGACACCGCGCCGACCGGTGGCCGACGCCCGTGGCCGGCGGTTCCGCGTGCGGACCGCCCCACCCCCTTCGGGACGAACGGGCCACGGGCCTCTGCCGCGGCTTCCGGCACGGTCGACGGGCCCGGCGCGGGCGACCCTTCGGTCGAGCGATGGGACCCCGACCGCGTCGCCGCCGAGGCCGACCGGGCGCGGGGCGAACTCGACCCCGAACGCGGCCACGTGTTCCGCGCCGTGTGGCTCGACCCCGGGCTGCTGGTCCTCACCGCGCACCACGTCGCCGTCGACGCCGTCTCGTGGCGGGTGATCCTGTCCGACCTCCGCGCGGCCTGGGACGATGGTGACACCGCGCCGCGTCGCGGCACGTCCCTGCGCGGCTGGGCCCTGGCCCTGCGCGAGCGCGCCGACGGACCGGCCGTCCTCGCGCACCTCCCCTTCTGGCGGGCGGCCGCGGCCGACCCGGCGCCCCTCCGGCTGATCCGCGAGGTGGACCCCGCCCTCGACAGCGCGGCCACCACCCGCCGACTCACCCTGCCCGTCCGCGACGCCGACGCCCTGCGGAGCACGGCCGAGCTGGTCAACGGCCGTCTGGACGACGTCCTGCTGACCGCGCTCGCGCTGGCCGTGCGCGAGCGCGCCCACGGGCGCGGTGGTGTGCTCGTCGACCTGGAGGGTCACGGCCGCGACGGCGACGCCGACCTGTCGGCGACCGTCGGCTGGTTCACCAGCTTCACGCCCGTCCGGCTCGAACCGGGTACCGGTGATCCCGTGCGCGCGCTCAAGGCCGTCAAAGAACAGCTGCGGGCCCTGCCCGACGACCGGCACGCCCACGCGCTGCTGCGCCGCCACGCGCCCGAGGACCCGCTCCGGCCACGGCTCTGCTTCAACCACCTGGGCCGGCTGGACACGGGCACGGAGCCGTGGACGGTCGCCGAGCACACCGCGTCGATCGACGGGACCGGGCCCTCCCTGCCCGCCCGGTACGCCCTGGAGGTCGACGCCGCCACCCGCCCCCGACCGGGTACCGCCGAGGCCGCCGCCGGCGAGGACCTCCTCCTCACCCTGCGCTGGCCGGTCGGAGTCATGGCCGCCGCCGAGGCACGGGCCCTGGCCGACGCCCTCGGGGCCGGCCTGGACGCCCTGGCCGCGGCGGGGCGGCGTCCGGACGCGCGGGGACACACACCATCCGACCTCGACCTGGTCAGCCTCGACCAGGACGAGATCGACGAGTTCGAAGCCGAATGGAGCCATCGTTGA